A region from the Spea bombifrons isolate aSpeBom1 chromosome 7, aSpeBom1.2.pri, whole genome shotgun sequence genome encodes:
- the ERI2 gene encoding ERI1 exoribonuclease 2 has translation MATKQLAKQLGLIRKSSKLSYNSKNACSPKSKQYFEYLIIIDFESTCWKDSKHYGQEIIEFPAVLLNTSNGEIESEFHTYVQPQEHPILSEFCTELTGIKQQQVDEGVPLKICLSQFSSWIQKIQKEKMIVFLTTSPERPTSEQKMCGFVTWSDWDLGVCLLYECKRKQLRKPEILNSWIDLRATYKLFYNRKPKGLNGALQDLGIEFSGREHSGLDDSRNTAKLAWRMICDGCVLKITKSLDQVRPKVFAAQTLPAQQCFPGPSGGIRSSIRVILDVDKQPSENSETSSHRTQNTPKPHSVIEVNGQIKQDDTIKPSSGIKIQEILPPQTLINGLTTTLGNGHKQRSGNRNPFNLQIGAFTSTPVGNSSLGHGHLLVSTTISTVNDISALNISSSTDCISMLADWEDAAVIEDSQETIKSDELKGLTSVLDNSSTSLLSKNGQQNCHGLTNLEDIGFKQHLSNSNSVVYKSADTTIYNVKQQVSHGSTFKLPSTLASKPTNNVSTNRLRQQNSTPTLLNFFPKRKLSSVSFYSPPKKQPFTIHEDQGSTCNRSLPLASNGCHGVLHSTVNMSDSFRLAKNGRITAPMCKCGRRAKKLTVSSIGPNQGKTFYSCTVRKRNDEIGKGCDYFKWEDTLLKEKAAHSSSLLSTSRHSVSSGTTFLSSGASVSRKTFSGLRPSMRT, from the exons atGGCAACAAAGCAGCTGGCAAA acaaCTTGGATTAATACGGAAAAGCTCCAAATTATCATATAACTCAAAGAATGCGTGTAGTCCCAAATCTA AGCAATATTTTGAATACTTGATAATCATTGACTTTGAATCGACATGTTGGAAAGATTCGAAGCATTACGGTCAAGAGATAA TTGAATTTCCTGcagttttattaaatacttCAAATGGAGAAATCGAGTCAGAATTTCACACTTATGTACAGCCCCAGGAACACCCTATCCTTTCAGAATTTTGTACAGAACTCACCGGAATAAAACAG caACAAGTGGATGAAGGAGTTCCCTTAAAGATCTGCTTGTCCCAATTTTCAAGTTGGATTCAGAAGATTCAGAAAGAGAAGATGATAGTTTTCCTTACCACGTCACCAGAACGCCCTACATCAGAGCAGAAGATGTGTGGGTTTGTCACTTGGTCAG ATTGGGATTTGGGAGTCTGCTTGTTGTATGAATGCAAAAGGAAACAGCTAAGAAAACCTGAAATCTTAAATTCATGGATCGATCTCCGGGCAACTTATAAG ctgTTCTACAATCGCAAACCAAAGGGGTTGAATGGTGCTTTACAGGATCTGGGCATAGAATTCTCTGGAAGGGAACATTCTG GTTTGGATGATTCCCGCAATACTGCAAAGCTTGCTTGGCGAATGATTTGTGATGGATGTGTCCTGAAAATAACCAAATCTTTAGACCAG gTTCGTCCCAAGGTTTTTGCTGCGCAAACTTTACCAGCGCAACAATGCTTTCCTGGTCCAAGTGGTGGAATTCGTTCTTCAATTAGGGTCATTTTAGACGTTGACAAGCAGCCATCAGAAAACTCTGAAACATCTTCACACAGAACCCAGAACACGCCAAAGCCTCATTCCGTTATTGAAGTTAATGGCCAAATTAAGCAAGATGACACCATCAAACCTTCCAGTGGAATCAAAATCCAAGAAATATTACCACCCCAGACTTTAATAAATGGATTAACAACTACTCTTGGCAATGGCCATAAGCAACGCTCAGGCAACCGAAATCCATTTAACTTGCAGATTGGAGCCTTCACATCTACACCTGTAGGCAACAGTTCTCTTGGGCATGGGCATTTGCTGGTCTCTACAACTATTTCAACCGTGAACGACATATCTGCCTTAAATATAAGCTCCAGTACTGACTGTATTTCCATGTTGGCAGACTGGGAAGATGCTGCTGTCATAGAGGACTCCCAAGAAACCATCAAATCTGATGAACTAAAAGGACTCACTTCGGTATTGGACAATTCTTCAACCTCTCTATTGTCAAAAAATGGTCAACAAAACTGCCATGGATTAACAAATTTAGAAGATATTGGCTTCAAACAACATTTGTCTAATTCCAACTCTGTAGTTTATAAAAGTGCAGATACTACGATTTATAATGTGAAGCAACAAGTGTCCCATGGTTCGACTTTTAAATTGCCCAGTACCTTGGCAAGCAAGCCAACTAATAATGTGTCAACCAACAGATTAAGGCAGCAAAACAGCACACCTACACTTTTAAACTTCTTTCCGAAAAGGAAGCTTTCAAGTGTAAGTTTTTACTCCCCACCCAAAAAGCAACCCTTTACCATACATGAAGATCAAGGCTCAACTTGTAACCGGTCCTTGCCGTTGGCCTCCAATGGTTGTCACGGGGTGTTACACTCTACTGTGAACATGAGTGATTCTTTCAGGTTAGCAAAGAATGGACGAATTACTGCCCCAATGTGTAAATGTGGACGGAGGGCCAAGAAACTTACGGTGTCTAGTATTGGACCTAACCAGGGTAAAACATTCTACAGTTGCACAGTACGGAAGAGAAATGACGAAATAGGAAAAGGCTGTgattattttaaatgggaagatACACTTCTTAAGGAAAAGGCTGCTCATAGTTCATCATTGTTGTCCACAAGTAGACATTCAGTTTCCTCTGGCACAACTTTCCTTTCTTCAGGAGCATCAGTCTCTCGCAAAACATTTTCTGGCCTTAGACCATCTATGAGAACTTAA
- the THUMPD1 gene encoding THUMP domain-containing protein 1 — protein MSSEGQRGKKRGKAQYLGNAKRQKGCKHLEVGMQGILITCNMNERKCVGEAYSLLNEYGDQLFGAEKLCEKDVETSEAEEEEDDAEAALKKEVDQIRVSTEKNLRRFQSVESGANNVVFIRTLNVDPEKLVHHILKDIYTSKKKKTRVILRMLPVSGTCKAFPEDLKKYSETFFEPWFKAPNKGTFQIVYKARNNNHMNREDVIKDLAGIVGSQNPENKVDLSNPEYTIVVEIIKNVCCLSVVKDYVLFRKYNLQEVVKSSKEEKPLDPASGDTEENHAEPKEEKKAADP, from the exons ATGAGCTCCGAGGGACAGAGGGGGAAGAAGCGAGGGAAGGCACAGTATCTGGGCAATGCCAAGAGACAAAAGGGCTGCAAGCATCTGGAGGTTGGGATGCAGGGAATCCTCATCACCTGTAACATGAACGAGAGAAAGTGTGTGGGGGAGGCGTACAGCTTGCTCAATGAGTATGGAGACCAGCTATTCGGCGCAGAGAAG CTATGTGAAAAGGATGTTGAGACATCAGAAGccgaggaggaggaagatgatGCCGAAGCAGCACTTAAGAAAGAAGTTGACCAAATTAGAGTTTCTACGGAAAAGAATTTACGCAGATTCCAGTCAGTAGAGAGCGGAGCCAACAATGTTGTCTTTATTAGGACCCTTAATGTCG ACCCTGAGAAGTTGGTTCATCACATTTTAAAAGACATATATAcctccaaaaagaaaaagacacgGGTCATCCTACGGATGTTGCCTGTATCTGGGACATGCAAGGCTTTTCCTGAGGATCTCAAGAAGTATTCAGAGACTTTCTTTGAACCATGGTTTAAAGCTCCAAATAAAGGAACCTTTCAGATTGTATACAAAGCACGGAACAACAATCATATGAACAGGGAAGATGTAATCAAGGACCTTGCAG GGATTGTTGGAAGCCAGAATCCAGAAAACAAGGTGGATCTGAGCAACCCAGAGTACACCATTGTAGTAGAAATCATCAAAAATGTCTGCTGTCTGAGCGTCGTGAAGGATTATGTTCTATTCAGAAAATATAATCTGCAAGAGGTGGTGAAAAGTAGCAAAGAAGAAAAACCACTGGATCCTGCTAGTGGAGATACAGAGGAAAACCACGCAGAACCAAAGGAAGAGAAGAAGGCTGCTGATCCCTAG
- the LOC128501341 gene encoding acyl-coenzyme A synthetase ACSM3, mitochondrial-like isoform X1 has product MKFLLKTSVFTTNFPQRIYCRFISKYQRLFTPQNFSDYEDIKLKYKPVVPEYFNFASDIVDKWTAIEKNGGKSPNPALWWIDGKGKEVKWSFEELGFHSRKVANILSDACSLRPGDRVIVILPRLPEWWLFNVACIRAGLVLIPGTTQLTAKDILHRLRTSKAKCIVTSEGLAPAVDSVSAQSPYLKAKIIISEEGREGWLNYKDLFKAADDHHSCVKTKSTDTMTIYYTSGTTGYPKMTEHSHCSYGLGLEVNGKYWLDLLSSDIVWNTSDTGWAKSAWSSVFSPWIQGSCVFAHSIPRFDPGVVLQTLSAFPITSFCSAPTAYRMLVLQDLESYKFKSLKHCVSAGEPINPQVMEEWKRRTGLHIYEGYGQTETVLICGTFKGMKIKPGSMGKPCPAYDVQIIDDNGSILPHGSEGDIAIRISPSRPFCLFSQYTDDPLRTASTQRGDFYLTGDKGIKDEDGYFWFVGRSDDVILSSGYRIGPFEVESALIEHPAVAESAVVSSPDPIRGEVVKAFIVLSHNYKVQDLEELTTELQEYVKKVTAPYKYPRKVEFVQHLPKTVSGKIKRNELRNREWGKLV; this is encoded by the exons ATGAAATTCCTTCTCAAAACCAGTGTTTTTACCACCAACTTCCCTCAAAGAATATATTGCAGGTTTATAAGCAAGTATCAGCGGCTCTTTACACCACAGAACTTTTCAGACTATGAAgacattaaactaaaatataaacCTGTTGTACCAGAATACTTCAACTTTGCAAGTGATATTGTAGACAAATGGACTGCAATTGAAAAG AATGGCGGCAAATCTCCTAATCCAGCTCTTTGGTGGATAGATGGTAAAGGAAAAGAAGTCAAGTGGAGTTTTGAGGAACTGGGGTTCCATTCTCGGAAAGTGGCTAACATACTGTCTGATGCTTGCAGCTTGAGACCAGGAGACAGAGTTATTGTAATTTTGCCCCGATTGCCAGAATGGTGGCTTTTCAATGTGGCCTGTATTAGAGCAG GGTTGGTATTAATTCCTGGAACAACACAACTGACAGCCAAAGACATTCTACACCGTCTAAGAACTTCAAAGGCAAAATGTATCGTAACTAGTGAAGGTCTTGCACCAGCTGTAGATTCCGTTTCAGCTCAGTCTCCATATTTGAAAGCTAAGATTATAATATCCGAGGAAGGAAGAGAAGGGTGGCTAAACTATAAAGACCTATTCAA GGCTGCTGATGACCACCACAGCTGTGTGAAGACCAAAAGCACCGATACCATGACTATCTATTATACTAGCGGAACAACAGGTTATCCAAAAATGACTGAGCATAGCCACTGCAGCTATGGTCTTGGTTTGGAGGTAAATGGAAA ATACTGGCTAGATTTACTCTCTTCGGACATAGTTTGGAACACTTCAGACACAGGATGGGCAAAGTCTGCTTGGAGCAGTGTCTTTTCCCCTTGGATTCAAGGATCTTGTGTTTTTGCTCACAGCATACCCCGCTTTGATCCCGGTGTTGTGCTACAA ACTCTCTCTGCATTTCCCATTACATCGTTTTGCTCAGCTCCAACAGCTTATCGCATGCTTGTGCTACAAGATCTTGAGAG CTACAAATTCAAGAGTTTAAAACACTGTGTGAGTGCAGGGGAGCCAATCAACCCGCAAGTAATGGAGGAATGGAAAAGGAGGACAGGACTGCATATCTATGAAGGATATGGACAGACTGAAACA GTGCTTATATGTGGTACATTCAAAGGAATGAAAATCAAACCAGGATCCATGGGAAAACCATGCCCAGCATATGACGTTCAG attattgATGATAATGGCAGCATTCTGCCCCATGGATCAGAAGGAGATATTGCCATCAGAATATCACCCAGTCGGCCATTTTGTCTGTTTTCACAGTACACA GATGACCCACTGAGAACAGCATCAACCCAGAGAGGAGACTTTTACCTCACAGGAGACAAAGGCATTAAGGACGAAGATGGATATTTTTGGTTTGTTGGGAGATcagatgatgtcattttatcCTCAGG ATATCGCATTGGACCCTTTGAAGTAGAAAGTGCTTTGATTGAACACCCAGCTGTTGCTGAATCAGCTGTCGTAAGCAGCCCAGACCCTATAAGAGGAGAg GTTGTTAAAGCCTTTATTGTTCTGTCACATAATTACAAAGTACAAGACCTAGAGGAACTGACCACAGAGCTACAAGAGTATGTAAAGAAGGTAACAGCCCCCTACAAATATCCAAGAAAG GTGGAGTTTGTTCAACACcttccaaaaactgtcagtgggaaaattaaaagaaatgagCTGCGAAACAGAGAGTGGGGGAAATTAGTTTAA
- the LOC128501341 gene encoding acyl-coenzyme A synthetase ACSM3, mitochondrial-like isoform X2, which yields MKFLLKTSVFTTNFPQRIYCRFISKYQRLFTPQNFSDYEDIKLKYKPVVPEYFNFASDIVDKWTAIEKNGGKSPNPALWWIDGKGKEVKWSFEELGFHSRKVANILSDACSLRPGDRVIVILPRLPEWWLFNVACIRAGLVLIPGTTQLTAKDILHRLRTSKAKCIVTSEGLAPAVDSVSAQSPYLKAKIIISEEGREGWLNYKDLFKAADDHHSCVKTKSTDTMTIYYTSGTTGYPKMTEHSHCSYGLGLEVNGKYWLDLLSSDIVWNTSDTGWAKSAWSSVFSPWIQGSCVFAHSIPRFDPGVVLQTLSAFPITSFCSAPTAYRMLVLQDLESYKFKSLKHCVSAGEPINPQVMEEWKRRTGLHIYEGYGQTETVLICGTFKGMKIKPGSMGKPCPAYDVQIIDDNGSILPHGSEGDIAIRISPSRPFCLFSQYTDDPLRTASTQRGDFYLTGDKGIKDEDGYFWFVGRSDDVILSSGYRIGPFEVESALIEHPAVAESAVVSSPDPIRGEVVKAFIVLSHNYKVQDLEELTTELQEYVKKVTAPYKYPRKMV from the exons ATGAAATTCCTTCTCAAAACCAGTGTTTTTACCACCAACTTCCCTCAAAGAATATATTGCAGGTTTATAAGCAAGTATCAGCGGCTCTTTACACCACAGAACTTTTCAGACTATGAAgacattaaactaaaatataaacCTGTTGTACCAGAATACTTCAACTTTGCAAGTGATATTGTAGACAAATGGACTGCAATTGAAAAG AATGGCGGCAAATCTCCTAATCCAGCTCTTTGGTGGATAGATGGTAAAGGAAAAGAAGTCAAGTGGAGTTTTGAGGAACTGGGGTTCCATTCTCGGAAAGTGGCTAACATACTGTCTGATGCTTGCAGCTTGAGACCAGGAGACAGAGTTATTGTAATTTTGCCCCGATTGCCAGAATGGTGGCTTTTCAATGTGGCCTGTATTAGAGCAG GGTTGGTATTAATTCCTGGAACAACACAACTGACAGCCAAAGACATTCTACACCGTCTAAGAACTTCAAAGGCAAAATGTATCGTAACTAGTGAAGGTCTTGCACCAGCTGTAGATTCCGTTTCAGCTCAGTCTCCATATTTGAAAGCTAAGATTATAATATCCGAGGAAGGAAGAGAAGGGTGGCTAAACTATAAAGACCTATTCAA GGCTGCTGATGACCACCACAGCTGTGTGAAGACCAAAAGCACCGATACCATGACTATCTATTATACTAGCGGAACAACAGGTTATCCAAAAATGACTGAGCATAGCCACTGCAGCTATGGTCTTGGTTTGGAGGTAAATGGAAA ATACTGGCTAGATTTACTCTCTTCGGACATAGTTTGGAACACTTCAGACACAGGATGGGCAAAGTCTGCTTGGAGCAGTGTCTTTTCCCCTTGGATTCAAGGATCTTGTGTTTTTGCTCACAGCATACCCCGCTTTGATCCCGGTGTTGTGCTACAA ACTCTCTCTGCATTTCCCATTACATCGTTTTGCTCAGCTCCAACAGCTTATCGCATGCTTGTGCTACAAGATCTTGAGAG CTACAAATTCAAGAGTTTAAAACACTGTGTGAGTGCAGGGGAGCCAATCAACCCGCAAGTAATGGAGGAATGGAAAAGGAGGACAGGACTGCATATCTATGAAGGATATGGACAGACTGAAACA GTGCTTATATGTGGTACATTCAAAGGAATGAAAATCAAACCAGGATCCATGGGAAAACCATGCCCAGCATATGACGTTCAG attattgATGATAATGGCAGCATTCTGCCCCATGGATCAGAAGGAGATATTGCCATCAGAATATCACCCAGTCGGCCATTTTGTCTGTTTTCACAGTACACA GATGACCCACTGAGAACAGCATCAACCCAGAGAGGAGACTTTTACCTCACAGGAGACAAAGGCATTAAGGACGAAGATGGATATTTTTGGTTTGTTGGGAGATcagatgatgtcattttatcCTCAGG ATATCGCATTGGACCCTTTGAAGTAGAAAGTGCTTTGATTGAACACCCAGCTGTTGCTGAATCAGCTGTCGTAAGCAGCCCAGACCCTATAAGAGGAGAg GTTGTTAAAGCCTTTATTGTTCTGTCACATAATTACAAAGTACAAGACCTAGAGGAACTGACCACAGAGCTACAAGAGTATGTAAAGAAGGTAACAGCCCCCTACAAATATCCAAGAAAG ATGGTCTAA